Below is a window of Desulfobacterales bacterium DNA.
TTTTCGATGTATTTCGAAACCGGTCCATCCGGCAAGGTGGACTCCAACAACTCGACATCGCTCTCCGGCGAACCACCCAAACGCGTGAAACAACCGCCCGGTCAATTCAGCGTCGACACTATATCCACCAGGCTCTGCACAGCCGCCGCCGACTTTTTCAAAGCCGCATCTTCTTCGACTGTGAGCTTGATTTCGATAATCTGCTCCATTCCTTTTCGGCCCAGCTTCACGGGCACACCGATAAACAGATCTTGAATGCCGAATTCGCCCTTAAGATACGCGGCGCAAGGCAAAATCTTTTTCTTGTCCTTAAGAATCGACTCGGCCATTTCCACCGCGGATGAGGCCGGCGCGTAAAAGGCACTTCCCGTTTTCAGCAGTCCCACAATCTCCGCTCCGCCGTTGGCGGTTCGTTGCACCAGCGCGTTGATGCGCTCCTTACTCATCAGTTCCGTGATGGGAATGCCCGCCACTGTGGAGTATCTTGGTAACGGCACCATTGTGTCCCCATGACCGCCCAGCACAAAGGCATGGGTGCTTTCAACCGACACATCCAGCTCCATGGCAATAAAGGTTCGGAACCGGGCCGAATCCAGCACACCGGCCATACCGATGACCCGCTCTCTGGGAAACCCGCTGGTCGCCATCGCCACATGACACATGGCATCCAGAGGATTACTGACGATAATAAGAATCGCATTGGGCGATTTGGGGACAACCTGGGTCACAACGCCTTTTATGATCCCGGCGTTGGTGGCGATCAAATCATCCCGGCTCATACCGGGTTTGCGCGGAATTCCGGCCGTAATGATGACGATGTCGGAGCCGGCCGACTCATCATACCCATTGGAGCCGATGAGTTTGGCATCATGCTTTTCGACCGGCGCGGCCTGCATAAGATCAAGCGCTTTTCCCTGTGGAACCCCTTCGACGATATCAATCAATACCACATCACACAGCTCTTTTTCAGCCAGCCGCTGTGCCGTCGTAGCGCCCACAAAACCGGCACCAACCACCGTAACCTTTTTATCCATAAAGCCCCCATCCAGGCATTGACGCCATCAACGCCCCACCATAACAATTGTCGCTTTTATCAATTCTTCGGAACATTCGAATGATGAGGAAGAACGAGTTGGCAGGCTGTTTTTTACAAAAAAAATTGTGTTATTTTTATATTATCACATATTTTCAATATGTTTTTTCGTTTTCATCTGATATATTATATTCTTTATGTAACATTGTTACATAAATTGCAACAAGAAAATGCAACCACTCCAAATACACTTCTAAAAAAAATTGGCAACCGTGGAATATAAGAAGGGGCGCTATTGTATAAGGTGGGGCAGGCATTGTGGACGCTCGGCAATGAGCGATGGCAACCACATTCGGCTCTGCAAGCTGCCGACAGTGGGGAATTCACTGTCGGCAGCAGAAGAACAACCTCAAGGTCGACGTTCAGCCGCCGGCCTTTTTAAAACAGCAACCGTTGGTTACCAATTCGGTAAAATAAGACCTATCCGATGACGCACAAAACAGCGCCTTTGGCAACCGAATCGCCGGAACCGACATTTATAGCCGTAACTGTTCCGTCAACCGGCGCAGCCAGGGCATTTTCCATCTTCATCGCTTCCAATACCAACAGGGTATCGCCCTTTTTGACCACATCGCCGACTTTCTTGGCGACGCTGACAATCATGCCGGGCATGGGTGCCGTCAGCGAGGTGCCATCAGCGTTGGAAGTGGAAACCGCAGCGGGTGCGGCTACGGCCGCCGGCGCGGTCGGTGGTTGAGCCGGTGCTTTCTGAGCAACAGGCGCGCTCGGCATTACAGGGACTGCCGCCGGGGCTGCGGCGGGCATTTGAACCGGCGCGGCCTGAACATAACTGACTAACGGCAGGCCGTCCTTGGGCTCAACACCCACTTCAAAATAATCGTTATCCACAAAAACGTTGAACGTTCGCAGGTTCTCGCCCTTTTCGGGCGCCTCTTTTCCGTTCTTCTCAATCAAAAGACCTGCCTTGGCCTTTCGAATCAACTCGTCCTCAGCCGCAACAGCTTCCAGTGATTTCGGCATGACGTCCTTGGGGGGTGTTTCCTTGCCGTATTTCCATTTTAAAAAGCGTTTCCCGGTCACCGGATAGATGGCGTAGAGAACCTCATCGTCGATATCCACGGCCAGATCCTTGATCTCTTCTTTGGCCTTAGCCAGTTCCGGTTCCAGTACTTCGGCCGGCCGGCAGGTGATGGGCTCTTCGCCGCGGGGATACCCTTTCAGGGCTTTCTTCTGCACTTCGGGATCAATGGGAATCGCTGTTTTTCCATAAAGGCCGTAACACAAGTCTTTAACCTGGGCGGTAATCATTTTGTAGCGCTCTTCTTCCGTGTCAAAGAGCACATTATTGACCGTCTGAATGCCCACGATCTGGCTGGTGGGCGTAACCAGGGGAATCTGGCCCAGCTCTTTTCGGACCCGCGGCAGCTCCTTATACACCTCATGAATCTTATCGAGCGCATCCATTTCCCGAAGCTGGTTGACCAGATTCGACAGCATGCCGCCAGGTGTCTGATGCAGCAGCACATTGATGTCGATGAGAGAAACCTTGGAATCGTCCAGCAGGTGTTTGTACTTGGGCATCACCTCTTTTTCCAGCTTCACGTTGATGTCGGCCAATAGCTTGATATCAAAGCCGGTGTCCCGGTTGGTGCCCAAAAGGGTCATGACCAGGGGTTCAATAGCGGCATGGGAGGTGCGATACGCGTAGGGCGTCATACAGGTGTCGATAATGTCCACGCCCGCTTCGATCGCTTTTAAGTGCGTCATGGGCGACATGCCGGACGTAAAATGGCTGTGCAAGTGAATCGGGGCCTTGACCGCGGC
It encodes the following:
- a CDS encoding pyruvate carboxylase subunit B; its protein translation is MSVHDQLKMTEMQYGKDRPKAKNPVKVEDLTLRDGHQSLFATRGRTEDMIPIAEMMDSVGFWAVETWGGATFDTMHRFLNEDPWERIRTLKRYFKKTPFSMLLRGQNLVGYRNYADDLAKVFVERAAENGMDIFRTFDALNDYRNFETVVKAIKSCGKHFQGCMCYTMTEPRMGGEVYNIDYFVKKAKALEAMGADSICIKDMAGLLAPYDAYELVKALKAAVKAPIHLHSHFTSGMSPMTHLKAIEAGVDIIDTCMTPYAYRTSHAAIEPLVMTLLGTNRDTGFDIKLLADINVKLEKEVMPKYKHLLDDSKVSLIDINVLLHQTPGGMLSNLVNQLREMDALDKIHEVYKELPRVRKELGQIPLVTPTSQIVGIQTVNNVLFDTEEERYKMITAQVKDLCYGLYGKTAIPIDPEVQKKALKGYPRGEEPITCRPAEVLEPELAKAKEEIKDLAVDIDDEVLYAIYPVTGKRFLKWKYGKETPPKDVMPKSLEAVAAEDELIRKAKAGLLIEKNGKEAPEKGENLRTFNVFVDNDYFEVGVEPKDGLPLVSYVQAAPVQMPAAAPAAVPVMPSAPVAQKAPAQPPTAPAAVAAPAAVSTSNADGTSLTAPMPGMIVSVAKKVGDVVKKGDTLLVLEAMKMENALAAPVDGTVTAINVGSGDSVAKGAVLCVIG
- the mdh gene encoding malate dehydrogenase; the protein is MDKKVTVVGAGFVGATTAQRLAEKELCDVVLIDIVEGVPQGKALDLMQAAPVEKHDAKLIGSNGYDESAGSDIVIITAGIPRKPGMSRDDLIATNAGIIKGVVTQVVPKSPNAILIIVSNPLDAMCHVAMATSGFPRERVIGMAGVLDSARFRTFIAMELDVSVESTHAFVLGGHGDTMVPLPRYSTVAGIPITELMSKERINALVQRTANGGAEIVGLLKTGSAFYAPASSAVEMAESILKDKKKILPCAAYLKGEFGIQDLFIGVPVKLGRKGMEQIIEIKLTVEEDAALKKSAAAVQSLVDIVSTLN